In Labrus bergylta chromosome 1, fLabBer1.1, whole genome shotgun sequence, one genomic interval encodes:
- the LOC109991369 gene encoding dynein axonemal light chain 4 has product MAGTGEGKKEEADYKRMNSFPLIRHTDMPEEMRVETMELCVTACEKFATNNESAAKMIKESMDKKFGSSWHVVIGEGFGFEVTHEVKNLLYMFFGGSLAVCVWKCS; this is encoded by the exons ATGGCTGGGACTGGcgagggaaagaaagaggaggccGACTACAAGAGGATGAACAGCTTCCCCCTCATCAGG cacacaGACATGCCAGAGGAAATGAGGGTTGAGACAATGGAGCTTTGTGTTACAGCTTGTGAAAAGTTTGCCACCAACAATGag AGTGCAGCCAAGATGATCAAGGAATCCATGGACAAGAAATTTGGCAGCTCGTGGCACGTGGTGATCGGCGAAGGCTTCGGCTTTGAGGTTACACACGAAGTGAAGAACCTGCTCTACATGTTCTTTGGAGGGAGcttggcagtgtgtgtgtggaagtgcTCATAG